Within Hydrogenophaga sp. PAMC20947, the genomic segment CGCCGAAACGCGATCGCGGATTCGGGTGCGATTCGCACTTCAGCGCTGCTGGCCCGTGTAACCACCTACACCACCATTGCCGGCGCTGAGGCCGCGGTGGAGGGCATGGCCTACATGGACAGCCTGGGTGTCATTTCCGTGCAGGAAATGCACGCCCAACTGACCGCCTGACATTCTGCTGGCGCTTGGGCAGGGTCTGCGTGAGGCCCTGGCCGAGGTATGCATAATGTGGGTTGAATCACCGCCGACCGGTCACGCTCGGCGGTTTCCTTTTTTTTCGGCGCCACCGGACAGCGATGGCGCCCATGACAAGTCTGCTGGAGAGATCCCATGTCCACAATTCCAATTACCCGGCGCGGTGCAGAAAAGCTCAAGGCCGAGTTGCATCAGCTCAAGACGGTAGACCGCCCTTGGGTGATCAATGCCATTGCCGAAGCCCGGGCGCAAGGCGATCTGAGTGAAAATGCCGAGTACGAAGCAGCCAAAGACCGCCAAGGCTTCATTGAAGGCCGCATCGCCGAGGTGGACGGCAAGTTGTCAGCCGCCCAGATCATCGATCCGACCACGCTGGACGCTTCTGGCAAAGTGGTTTTTGGCGCCACGGTAGATCTGGAGGATGAAGACAGCGGCGCCAAAGTGACCTACCAGATCGTTGGTGAAGACGAGGCCGATATCAAGAAAGGTTTGGTCAACATCGGTAGCCCCGTTGCTCGAGCCTTGATCGGCAAAGAAGAGGGCGATGTGGCAGAGGTGCAGGCACCCAGCGGCAACCGACGCTATGAAATAGTGGCCGTTCGTTACGAGTGAAGCGGTTTCAATTCTGATCGGACAGGTATGAATTTGCAACGCGTCTCGGTGTTGGTGGCCGCCCTGTGGTGGGGCGCCTTGTCGGGCATGAGTTTCCTGGCCGTTCCGATGATATTTGCCAAGCTGGGCCCCGCGTTGGCCGGTCCGGTCGCCGCCCAGTTGTTTTCCATGCAGTGCTGGATGGGGCTGGGCTTGGGCTTGGCGTTGTTGCTGATCCTGAGGAAGGAGCGTGAGGTGGCTTTGGGTGCGCTGGGCGCTGCGCCTCCAACGGCTGATGGTTTAGCCCACATGCAGGCCACCGTCGGGACCATGGGTTTCGTGTTGCTGGCCATGTTGTTGGCCCTGGTGCAGGACTTTGGCGTGGCCCAAAAAATCGTCACGGCCCGTGCCGGCGGCGGCGACCTTCGCCTGTGGCACAGCCTGGGCAGTGTGATGGTGCTCGGGCAATGGCTGTGCGCGGGCACCGTGCTCTGGCGCCTGTCTCGACCGGGCAAACCATAACCGACTCTCCGGCGCGATGTGGCCCTCACTGAGGGCTCCGCGGAACTGGCATTGCCAGGCCGCCAGTGCCGCCGCGGGGGTTAAGCCCTTTCGGCCGATTCCAGCGTGTTGACCATCAGCATGGTGATGGTCATGGGGCCGACACCTCCGGGCACAGGGGTGATGTAGCCGGCGACTTCTTTCACGCCAGCAAAATCCACGTCCCCGCAGAGCTTGCCTTCATCGTTGCGGTTCATGCCCACATCAAGCACAACCGCACCTGGCTTGACCATGTCAGCGGTGAGCACGTTGCGTTTGCCCACGGCGGCCACGATCACATCGGCTTGCAGCGTCAAGGCTTTGAGGTCTTTCGTTCCGCTGTGGCATACCGTGACGGTGGCATTTTTTTGCAGCAGCATCAATGCCATGGGCTTGCCCACGATGTTGCTGCGGCCAATGACCACAGCATGTTTGCCTTTGAGCTCGTAGTTGATCGACTCCAGCATCTTCATGCAGCCATAGGGCGTGCAGGGCCAGAAGCCGGGCAGCCCCGTCATCAGTGCGCCCGCGCTGGCGATGTGGAACCCATCCACATCTTTTGCGGGGGCGATGGCCTCAATGACCTTTTGAGCGTCAATGTGGGCCGGCAAGGGCAGCTGGACCAGAATGCCGTGAATCTTGCTGTCGTTGTTCAGTGCTTCGACCCGCGCCAGCAAATCGGCTTCGCTCATGTCGGCGGGCCAGGTTTCCAGCACGGAGTTCATGCCCGTGTCTTCGCAGGCTTTCACCTTGTTGCGCACATACACCTGGGAGGCTGCGTTGTCGCCGACCAGAATCACCGCCAGACCTGGCGTGATGCCGCGTGCCTTGAGTGCGGTTACACGGGTGGCGACATCAGCGCGAAGTTGGCGGGAGAGGGCGTTGCCGTCAATCAGTTGGGCAGTCATGGGCATAGCGGGTCAGAGGGCTTGAAGCGGAAGCGCCCACAGGGGGAACCGGTGGGCGCAGTGGTGGGGGGAGCGTCAACGATCAGACTTTGACCGTGGTTTGGCCCAGTGCGATTTTGAGCAAGTCGGCCACGGTGTTGGCCCCGAGCTTCTCCATGATGTTGGCGCGGTGGGCTTCGACGGTCTTGATGCTGATGCCGAGGTCATCGGCAATCTGCTTGTTGAGCCGCCCTGCGACGATGCGTTCAAGTACCTGAGCCTCGCGACCGGTCAGCTTGGAGAGCAGGGCATCGCGGCTGGCGGCTTGCTGGTGGGTGGCAAACGCGTCTTTGGCCGTTTCCAGCATGCGTTCCACCAAAGAGACCAGCTGGTCCTCCTTGAAGGGTTTCTGGATGAAATCCAGTGCGCCTTTTTTCATGGAGTCCACCGCCATGGGCACGTCGCCGTGGCCCGTGATAAACACGATGGGCAAAGGCGACTGCCGTTCAAGCAGGCGCTCCTGGAGCTCTGTGCCCGACATCCCGCCCATGCGGATGTCAGCGATCAGGCAAGCAACTTCCCGTGCGTCGTAGCGACTGAGAAAGGCCTCGGCCGATTCGAAGCAACGTACCCGGTAGTCTTTGCCTTCCAACAACCATTGCAGTGAGTCTCTTACCGCCTCGTCGTCGTCGACAACATAAACAGTGCCTTTTTTGGGAATCAAACTCATCTCGTGCTTTCAGTGTCCGACAACGATGTGGGTGGGGTTGCTTCAGATCTCAAACGGGAAACCACAGGAATCCAGAAGCTGAAACAGCAACCCACGACCTCGCTGCCATTGTAGATGTTCTCAACCTGCATTCGCCCGTGGTGAGATTCCACGATGCTGCGGCACAGCTTTAGGCCAATACCCATGCCCTCGCTTTTGGTGGTGTAGAACGCCTCGTAGATGCGTTCGATCATTTCTGCTGGCACACCGATGCCTGAATCCCTGACCGAGAACTCGATCACCTCTTCTTCATTCACGCGCTTGGGGCCCACGCGGAGCTCCACATACCGTTCGCCTGGGGGCCGGCCCGCCTGTGCGATGGCTTCACCCGCGTTCTTCAGCAAGTTGATCAGCACCTGCTCAATCAAAATCGGGTCAACCATCAGGCTCGGCAGGCGAGCCGCAACATAGGGTGCCAGCCTGACTTGCTGGCGGCGCAGCTCGATGTCGGCGAGCTCAATCGCATTGCTCACCATCTGGGCCACATCCGACTGGGACGGGTTGGGCTCACTGCGCTTCACAAAAGCACGGATGCGGTGGATGATCTGGCCGGCCCGTTGGGCCTGGCGCGCCGTTTTGTCCAGAGCCGCCAGCAGGTCGGTCTGGTTGATGCGGTCTTCTTGCAGGCGTGAGATCATGCCGTTGCAATAGTTGCTGATGGCCGTCAGTGGCTGGTTCAGTTCGTGAGCGACGCTCGACGCCATTTCGCCCATGGTGATCAGGCGGCTTGCCGATTGGGCCCGCTCGGCTTGCAGCGCGGCTTGAGCCTCGGCATTGCGGCGCGTGGTGATGTCGCTGGCGATGACCATCTGGGCGAGGCGTCCATCGACCCAGGTCAGGTACCGGGTTCGCACTTCCAGCCACCTGTCCAGCTCCTCGACGAACACTTCGGAGTTTTCGGATCCTGCGTCGGTGAGGGTTTCGGTGGGCATGCCGGCGAAGGCGTCGACGGCGTCGCCATCATCGGGGCTGGGCGAGGGTTGCCGGCCAGCCAGGTCGACCAGACGGC encodes:
- the greA gene encoding transcription elongation factor GreA, with amino-acid sequence MSTIPITRRGAEKLKAELHQLKTVDRPWVINAIAEARAQGDLSENAEYEAAKDRQGFIEGRIAEVDGKLSAAQIIDPTTLDASGKVVFGATVDLEDEDSGAKVTYQIVGEDEADIKKGLVNIGSPVARALIGKEEGDVAEVQAPSGNRRYEIVAVRYE
- a CDS encoding DUF4149 domain-containing protein; its protein translation is MNLQRVSVLVAALWWGALSGMSFLAVPMIFAKLGPALAGPVAAQLFSMQCWMGLGLGLALLLILRKEREVALGALGAAPPTADGLAHMQATVGTMGFVLLAMLLALVQDFGVAQKIVTARAGGGDLRLWHSLGSVMVLGQWLCAGTVLWRLSRPGKP
- the folD gene encoding bifunctional methylenetetrahydrofolate dehydrogenase/methenyltetrahydrofolate cyclohydrolase FolD — its product is MTAQLIDGNALSRQLRADVATRVTALKARGITPGLAVILVGDNAASQVYVRNKVKACEDTGMNSVLETWPADMSEADLLARVEALNNDSKIHGILVQLPLPAHIDAQKVIEAIAPAKDVDGFHIASAGALMTGLPGFWPCTPYGCMKMLESINYELKGKHAVVIGRSNIVGKPMALMLLQKNATVTVCHSGTKDLKALTLQADVIVAAVGKRNVLTADMVKPGAVVLDVGMNRNDEGKLCGDVDFAGVKEVAGYITPVPGGVGPMTITMLMVNTLESAERA
- a CDS encoding response regulator transcription factor, with translation MSLIPKKGTVYVVDDDEAVRDSLQWLLEGKDYRVRCFESAEAFLSRYDAREVACLIADIRMGGMSGTELQERLLERQSPLPIVFITGHGDVPMAVDSMKKGALDFIQKPFKEDQLVSLVERMLETAKDAFATHQQAASRDALLSKLTGREAQVLERIVAGRLNKQIADDLGISIKTVEAHRANIMEKLGANTVADLLKIALGQTTVKV